Proteins encoded within one genomic window of Lagenorhynchus albirostris chromosome 9, mLagAlb1.1, whole genome shotgun sequence:
- the FADS1 gene encoding acyl-CoA (8-3)-desaturase, translating into MAPETPAQGPIPRYFTWDEVAQRSGRDKERWLVIDRKVYNISEFTRQHPGGSRVISHYAGQDATDPFVAFHINKGLVRKYMNSLLIGELSPEQPSFEPTKNKELTEEFRALQATVERMGLMKANPVFFLLYLLHILLLDVAAWLTLWLFGTSFLPFLLCAVLLGTVQAQAGWLQHDFGHLSVFSTSTWNHLLHHFVIGHLKGAPASWWNHLHFQHHAKPNCFRKDPDINMHPFFFALGKILSVELGKQKKKYMPYNHQHRYFFLIGPPALLPLYFQWYIFYFVIQRKKWVDLAWMISFYVRIFLTYVPLLGLKGFLGLFFMVRFLESNWFVWVTQMNHIPMHIDYDRNVDWVSTQLQATCNVHKSAFNDWFSGHLNFQIEHHLFPTMPRHNYHKAAPLVQSLCAKHGVEYQSKPLFSAFADIVHSLRESGQLWLDAYLHQ; encoded by the exons ATGGCCCCCGAGACCCCGGCCCAGGGGCCTATCCCGCGCTACTTCACCTGGGACGAGGTGGCGCAGCGCTCGGGACGCGACAAAGAGCGGTGGCTCGTGATTGACCGGAAGGTGTACAACATCAGCGAGTTCACCCGCCAGCACCCCGGGGGCTCCCGGGTCATCAGCCACTACGCGGGTCAGGACGCCACG GATCCCTTTGTGGCGTTTCACATCAACAAGGGCCTTGTGAGGAAGTATATGAACTCTCTCCTGATTGGAGAACTGTCTCCGGAGCAGCCCAGCTTTGAGCCCACTAAGAAT AAAGAGCTGACTGAGGAGTTCCGGGCGCTGCAGGCCACAGTGGAGCGGATGGGGCTCATGAAGGCGAACCCTGTCTTCTTCCTGCTGTACCTGCTGCACATCCTGCTGCTGGATGTTGCTGCCTGGCTCACTCTTTGGCTCTTTGGGACAtccttcctgcccttcctcctctgtgcAGTGCTGCTCGGCACAGTTCAG GCCCAGGCTGGCTGGCTGCAGCATGACTTTGGACACCTGTCCGTCTTCAGCACCTCTACATGGAACCACCTGCTACATCATTTCGTGATTGGCCACCTGAAG GGGGCCCCTGCCAGTTGGTGGAACCACCTGCACTTCCAGCACCATGCCAAGCCCAACTGCTTCCGCAAAGACCCGGACATCAACATGCACCCCTTCTTCTTTGCCTTGGGGAAGATCCTCTCTGTGGAG CttgggaaacagaagaaaaagtacaTGCCGTACAACCACCAGCACAGATACTTCTTCCTGA TTGGGCCCCCAGCCTTGCTGCCTCTCTACTTCCAGtggtatattttctattttgttatccAGAGGAAGAAGTGGGTG GACTTGGCCTGGATGATCAGCTTCTACGTCCGCATCTTCCTCACTTACGTGCCGCTGCTGGGACTGAAAGGCTTCCTGGGCCTTTTCTTCATGGTCAG GTTCCTGGAAAGCAACTGGTTTGTTTGGGTGACACAGATGAACCACATCCCCATGCACATTGATTACGACAGGAACGTGGACTGGGTCTCCACCCAG CTCCAGGCAACATGCAATGTCCATAAGTCGGCCTTCAATGACTGGTTCAGTGGCCACCTCAACTTCCAGATTGAGCACCA TCTTTTCCCCACGATGCCTCGACACAATTACCACAAAGCGGCTCCCCTGGTGCAGTCCCTGTGTGCCAAGCATGGCGTAGAGTACCAGTCCAAGCCCCTGTTCTCAGCCTTTGCCGACATTGTCCA CTCACTGAGAGAGTCCGGGCAGCTCTGGCTAGATGCCTATCTCCACCAGTAA
- the FEN1 gene encoding flap endonuclease 1, which translates to MGIQGLAKLIADVAPSAIRENDIKSYFGRKVAIDASMSIYQFLIAVRQGGDVLQNEEGETTSHLMGMFYRTIRMMENGIKPVYVFDGKPPQLKSGELAKRSERRAEAEKQLQQAQAAGAEGEVEKFTKRLVKVTKQHNDECKHLLSLMGIPYLDAPSEAEASCAALVKAGRVYAAATEDMDCLTFGSPVLMRHLTASEAKKLPIQEFHLSRVLQELGLNQEQFVDLCILLGSDYCETIRGIGPKRAVDLIQKHKSIEEILRRLDPNKYPVPENWLHKEAQQLFLEPEVLDPESVELKWSEPNEEELVKFMCGEKQFSEERIRSGVRRLSKSRQGSTQGRLDDFFKVTGSLSSAKRKEPEPKGSAKKKAKTGAAGKFKRGK; encoded by the coding sequence ATGGGAATTCAAGGACTGGCCAAACTGATTGCCGACGTGGCCCCCAGTGCCATCCGGGAGAATGACATCAAGAGCTACTTTGGCCGCAAGGTGGCTATCGATGCCTCCATGAGCATTTATCAGTTCCTAATAGCTGTTCGCCAAGGGGGGGATGTGCTGCAGAATGAGGAGGGTGAGACCACCAGCCACCTGATGGGCATGTTCTATCGCACCATCCGAATGATGGAGAACGGCATCAAGCCCGTGTACGTTTTTGACGGCAAGCCGCCACAGCTGAAGTCAGGGGAGCTGGCCAAACGCAGCGAGCGGCGGGCTGAGGCGGAGAAGCAGCTGCAGCAGGCCCAGGCTGCTGGGGCCGAAGGGGAGGTGGAGAAGTTTACGAAGCGGCTGGTGAAGGTCACCAAGCAGCACAATGATGAGTGCAAGCATCTCCTGAGCCTCATGGGCATCCCATACCTCGATGCGCCCAGCGAGGCTGAGGCCAGCTGCGCCGCCCTGGTGAAGGCCGGCAGAGTCTACGCCGCGGCCACCGAGGACATGGATTGCCTGACCTTTGGCAGCCCCGTGCTCATGCGGCACCTGACTGCTAGCGAGGCCAAGAAGCTGCCCATCCAGGAGTTCCACCTGAGCCGGGTTCTGCAGGAGCTGGGCCTGAACCAGGAGCAGTTTGTGGATCTGTGCATCCTGCTGGGCAGTGACTACTGTGAGACCATTCGGGGCATTGGGCCCAAGCGGGCCGTGGACCTCATCCAGAAGCACAAGAGCATCGAGGAGATCCTGCGTCGGCTCGACCCCAACAAGTACCCTGTGCCGGAAAACTGGCTCCACAAGGAGGCCCAGCAGCTCTTCCTGGAGCCCGAGGTGCTGGACCCGGAGTCTGTGGAGCTGAAGTGGAGCGAGCCGAACGAAGAAGAGCTCGTCAAGTTCATGTGTGGTGAAAAGCAGTTCTCCGAGGAGCGAATCCGCAGCGGGGTCAGGAGGCTGAGCAAGAGCCGCCAGGGCAGCACCCAGGGCCGCCTGGATGATTTCTTCAAGGTGACCGGCTCCCTCTCTTCAGCTAAGCGCAAGGAGCCAGAACCCAAGGGGTCCGCTAAGAAGAAGGCCAAGACTGGGGCAGCAGGGAAGttcaaaaggggaaaataa
- the TMEM258 gene encoding transmembrane protein 258, which yields MELEAMSRYTSPVNPAVFPHLTVVLLAIGMFFTAWFFVYEVTSTKYTRDIYKELLISLVASLFMGFGVLFLLLWVGIYV from the exons ATG GAACTTGAGGCCATGAGCAGATACACCAGTCCAGTGAACCCGGCTGTCTTTCCACATCTGACCGTGGTGCTGTTGGCCATTGGCATGTTCTTCACTGCCTGGTTCTTCGT TTACGAGGTCACCTCCACCAAATACACTCGGGATATCTACAAAGAGCTCCTCATCTCTTTGGTGGCCTCGCTCTTCATGGGCTTTGGAGTGCTCTTCCTGCTGCTCTGGGTCGGCATCTACGTGTGA